CCGTTCCAACCTGTAAGCACCTTGGTATCGCGGTGCGGCCTCTTTCGCTCAAGCCTTGCGGCGTAGAGCATCTCTAACGCTTTTAAGATCGCAGGGTCCCTACTTTCGCTCCATCTAGCAGGATCTGAGATAGTGAGTACGGAGCTTGCGTGCTCAAAGTTCCCCTGCTCAGTGATACCGAACAGATTGCAGCACCGAGCTCCGAGCTCCTCACCCAGTAAGGCCTGTATCTGTTCAGGCTTCCAGGCATAAAACTCCCCCTCCTTATCAACCTCGCCAGCATCCTCAGCCGAGTAAAACCCCCCTGCCGAATCCCTCATATCGCGTAACATATAGTCGAGGGTACGCTCTGCTACTGCTTTATAGAGCTCCGTTCCTGTTAACTGATAAGCCTCAAGATAGACCGGCACCAAGAGCGCATTGTCATAGAGCATCTTCTCAAAGTGCGGAATTAACCACTCCGCATCAACTGCGTAGCGATGGAATCCGCCACCAACGTGATCAAAGATGCCCCCTCTGGCCATGCACGAGAGGGTTAAGTTACTGGCAGAGAGCGTTGCGGCATCGCCCTGTATCGCCTGCGCCCGCATAAGAAAGAGTAGCTGTTGCGCCGCTGGAAACTTCGGCGCGCCGCCAAAGCCCCCGTGTTGGGTGTCGAAACGCATGAGGAGCTGCTCAACGCCGAACTTAAGCACCTCCTTTGTTACTGCATTAGTGCCTAGTGTGTATTGGCGACTCGCATGCTTTGACTCAAGGTAACGCATTAACTCAGAGCTTGCTGCCAGGACACTGGCCCTACCGTTATCGTTATCGTTATTTTTTTGCCACTTCTCTGCCACACCGCGTAGAATTGCAATAAAGGTATCTCGGTAAAAGAAGGTCCCGCCCCAGAAGGGCTTGCGATCGGAGGTCAGAAATACCGACATTGGCCACCCGCCGTGACCATGAATTCCGACCACAACGTCCATATAAATTTGATCGACGTCGGGCAGCTCCTCACGGTCGACCTTGATACACACAAAGTGTTCGTTCAGAACATCCGCTACACTCTGCTGCTCAAAGGAGTCGGACTCCATAACGTGGCACCAATAACAGGTCGAATATCCGATCGAAAGAAAGATCGGTTTATCCTCGCTTTCTGCGCGCGCAAAGGCCTCCTCACCCCATGGGTGCCACCAGACCGGGTTATTCTTGTGCTGTAATAGGTAGGGGCTACTCTCTTGGCCTAGTAGGTTTTTTCCATTAGTCATGCAAGCAGTTGTACTAGCAAGTGGACTGCGGGTCTATCTGATTATAAAAATGCCCCGCCCCTAAATGTAGCATCAATGGGGTCAGGAGGCCTTTACGCGAGCAGCACGTTTGGGCTAGCTACCCAAGCACTTCATTGCAATAGATCGCCTCTGGGCCAACACGCGCCACCATCGCAAAGGCTAAGCTCTCAGGCTCCGTAAAGACCTCGTTACAGAGCCGTTCGGCGACCTCTGCGGGTTGTTTTGCGGCTGGAGTATCGAAGCTTAGGGATTCCAAGCACTCAAAGAGCACGGTCTCATTAAGGGTTGTAAGGGGGCGCGAGAATACGCATAGAACGTCATCGGCCTGAAGCATCACCGAGGCCAGCTCAACGTCGACCATCGAATTAGAGCCGATAAAGGAGCTTCTTCGACTCTCGAATTCATCTGGACACTCCCTGGCATCGCCGACCTTGGCCACCTCGCTCTCAGGGGTATCGAAGAAGGGAAAGAGCTCGTTATTGCGAAAAAGATAAACGCTCCCGTACCCTACCCGCCCCGTAGCAAGC
This genomic interval from Pseudomonadota bacterium contains the following:
- a CDS encoding thioredoxin domain-containing protein, which translates into the protein MTNGKNLLGQESSPYLLQHKNNPVWWHPWGEEAFARAESEDKPIFLSIGYSTCYWCHVMESDSFEQQSVADVLNEHFVCIKVDREELPDVDQIYMDVVVGIHGHGGWPMSVFLTSDRKPFWGGTFFYRDTFIAILRGVAEKWQKNNDNDNGRASVLAASSELMRYLESKHASRQYTLGTNAVTKEVLKFGVEQLLMRFDTQHGGFGGAPKFPAAQQLLFLMRAQAIQGDAATLSASNLTLSCMARGGIFDHVGGGFHRYAVDAEWLIPHFEKMLYDNALLVPVYLEAYQLTGTELYKAVAERTLDYMLRDMRDSAGGFYSAEDAGEVDKEGEFYAWKPEQIQALLGEELGARCCNLFGITEQGNFEHASSVLTISDPARWSESRDPAILKALEMLYAARLERKRPHRDTKVLTGWNGLAITALARGYQLLGDRRYLDGALEAATFICEHLWSKETLLRRFCVDSYGAGNAAIAAVLEDYAYLIEGFLALFQASSDELWLERAVRLQDEQDKRLWSAQHGAYISSAAEGLIVKVCEWSDGATPAPNGISLSNLTILAELTGESRFAARGERLERGVPQEVTTYPAQFCSTLRACMLRATGASVCVVISNEGGEEPPQEVRALWAHYLPFTALIWGQASPVDHQVSPVGQVRQSSAKLFAGRGAINGKPTFYLCKNESCLEPMVAVSAVVDVCSLAKISNGMVL